A region of Maribacter algicola DNA encodes the following proteins:
- a CDS encoding flavodoxin family protein, with amino-acid sequence MKEVLIIYYSQTGQLLTILENIARNIQGDNVRISYYEIVPKPTYDFPWKKEKFYDSFPESFLQIPTDFESPSKTILDKKYDLVLLGYPVWYLTPSIPINSFLKSSDAKFLLGDTPVVTVVACRNMWIMAQEKMKKLLLDVGAKLVGHIALVDRNINHISVITIAHWMFSGKKDRYLGIFPKPGVSDKDIKEAERFGAPIKKALLSNNYDALQNEILALNGVSINPFLIMTDKRGNVLFSKWANHIIKKGEPGNPKRLKWIGFFKIYLLFAIWVIAPIVFIVFLLTYLPSYKRRRNDKAYYSSVALKEN; translated from the coding sequence ATGAAGGAAGTTTTAATTATATACTATTCCCAAACCGGACAGTTATTGACCATACTGGAAAATATCGCAAGAAACATCCAAGGCGATAATGTTCGTATTTCCTATTATGAAATAGTGCCGAAACCAACCTATGACTTTCCCTGGAAGAAGGAAAAATTCTATGATAGCTTTCCGGAATCTTTTCTTCAGATTCCAACTGATTTTGAATCTCCATCCAAAACGATTTTGGACAAAAAGTACGATTTGGTGCTTTTGGGCTATCCGGTCTGGTATTTGACACCATCGATACCCATAAACTCTTTTTTGAAATCCTCCGATGCAAAATTCCTCCTTGGGGACACTCCTGTGGTCACCGTAGTAGCCTGTAGAAATATGTGGATCATGGCCCAAGAGAAAATGAAGAAACTCTTGCTTGATGTTGGGGCAAAATTAGTGGGACATATCGCCTTGGTAGATAGAAATATCAATCATATAAGTGTGATTACGATTGCGCATTGGATGTTTTCGGGCAAAAAGGACCGGTATTTGGGAATTTTTCCAAAACCCGGGGTGTCTGACAAGGATATTAAAGAAGCGGAGCGATTTGGGGCTCCCATAAAGAAAGCCCTGCTATCCAATAATTATGACGCCCTTCAAAATGAGATTTTAGCCCTTAACGGGGTTAGCATAAATCCCTTTCTCATAATGACCGATAAAAGGGGAAACGTACTTTTTTCCAAATGGGCGAACCACATTATCAAGAAAGGAGAACCCGGAAATCCCAAACGCCTCAAATGGATTGGTTTCTTCAAAATTTATTTGTTATTTGCTATTTGGGTCATAGCCCCTATAGTTTTTATCGTATTTTTGCTGACTTATTTGCCGAGCTACAAACGAAGAAGAAATGATAAAGCCTATTATTCTTCGGTTGCGTTAAAAGAGAATTGA
- a CDS encoding beta-ketoacyl-ACP synthase III: MKDVYITKIAKFLPNKPVSNEEMEEKLGVIDGKASKARRVVLRNNQIKQRYYAIDEHGNTTHNNAQLTKEVVEKLCDENFTTKDIQLLSCGTSSPDQILPSHAAMVHGYLKNGNMEINSPSGACCSGMNALKYGYLSVMTGQVDNAVCAGSERTSSWMTSDIFENEVTHLKELEDNPILAFNKEFLRWMLSDGAGAMLLENTPNGANPLKIEWMDGYSYAFEMDACMYAGAEKKEDGNLKPWSEFPAHEWGKLSLFAMKQDTRLLGANILVKGVDSLKQAYEKHGIGPEDVDYYLPHISSYYFKEGLYAEMEKQGIPMPWEKWFLNLEHVGNVGAASIYVMLEELVASGKLKKGDKILLHVPESARFSYMYAYLTVY, encoded by the coding sequence ATGAAGGACGTTTATATAACTAAAATTGCCAAATTTTTGCCCAACAAACCCGTTTCCAACGAAGAAATGGAGGAAAAACTGGGAGTTATAGACGGTAAAGCTTCCAAAGCACGACGTGTTGTCCTTCGAAACAATCAAATAAAACAACGCTACTATGCTATTGATGAGCATGGTAATACTACCCACAACAATGCACAATTGACCAAGGAGGTGGTTGAGAAGCTTTGTGATGAAAACTTTACCACCAAGGATATACAATTATTGTCCTGTGGCACATCTAGTCCGGATCAAATTTTACCCTCCCACGCCGCCATGGTACACGGCTATCTGAAGAACGGCAATATGGAAATTAATTCTCCATCAGGTGCTTGTTGTTCTGGAATGAATGCGCTTAAGTACGGTTATCTTTCGGTTATGACGGGACAAGTGGATAATGCAGTATGTGCTGGTTCTGAACGCACTTCTTCTTGGATGACCAGTGATATTTTTGAAAACGAGGTTACCCATTTAAAAGAGTTGGAGGACAATCCTATACTGGCCTTTAACAAGGAGTTTTTGCGGTGGATGCTATCCGATGGAGCCGGGGCAATGCTATTGGAGAATACACCCAATGGTGCGAACCCTCTTAAAATTGAGTGGATGGATGGCTATTCCTATGCCTTTGAAATGGACGCCTGTATGTATGCCGGGGCCGAAAAAAAGGAGGATGGAAATCTAAAGCCATGGAGTGAATTCCCTGCCCACGAATGGGGAAAATTATCCCTATTCGCCATGAAACAGGACACCAGATTGTTAGGTGCCAACATCTTGGTCAAAGGGGTCGATAGTTTAAAACAGGCCTACGAAAAGCATGGTATTGGACCAGAGGACGTAGACTACTATTTGCCTCACATTTCCTCGTACTACTTTAAGGAAGGTCTATATGCGGAAATGGAAAAACAAGGTATACCCATGCCATGGGAAAAGTGGTTTTTGAACCTTGAGCATGTAGGCAATGTAGGAGCTGCTTCCATTTATGTGATGTTGGAGGAACTGGTTGCCTCCGGAAAGTTGAAAAAAGGGGACAAAATATTATTACATGTACCGGAAAGCGCCAGGTTTTCTTATATGTACGCCTATTTAACCGTCTATTAG
- a CDS encoding ABC transporter permease: MERDGQKIDIRKFLPHRPPMLFVSDMPFVDDTSVITEFKILPHCIFLENGFFTEAGLIENAAQTCSAIVGQSFYDKKDMEGTSNDLIGYISAIKKVQIYELPKVHDILVTKAQLMSRYDLNGVSICTMSSSTFRNADLIVDCTLNCLIQEV, from the coding sequence ATGGAAAGGGATGGGCAAAAAATAGACATTCGAAAATTCTTGCCCCACAGGCCCCCAATGCTTTTTGTCAGTGATATGCCCTTTGTAGACGATACATCCGTCATTACGGAATTCAAGATACTCCCCCATTGCATTTTTTTGGAAAACGGTTTTTTTACCGAAGCTGGACTTATTGAAAATGCCGCCCAAACCTGTTCCGCCATCGTTGGTCAAAGCTTTTACGATAAAAAGGACATGGAAGGTACCAGTAACGACCTTATAGGCTATATAAGCGCCATAAAAAAGGTGCAGATCTATGAATTGCCCAAAGTTCATGATATATTGGTAACGAAAGCACAACTCATGTCTCGGTATGACCTGAACGGCGTAAGTATCTGCACGATGAGTTCCAGCACTTTTAGAAATGCCGATTTAATTGTAGATTGTACTTTGAACTGTTTGATACAAGAAGTATAA
- a CDS encoding BtrH N-terminal domain-containing protein, whose amino-acid sequence MTENLKIDFAHNQSAHCENGVVSNLMKHNGFQISEPMVFGIGSGLLFSYLPFLKVNYAPVFTYRSMPGFIFNKFAKRTGIKMKREKFKNPKKAQERLDQNLAKNNPVGLQVGVYNLVYFPDEYRFHFNAHNMVVYGKQGDRYLISDPVMEEVTSLSIKELEKVRFAKGAFAPKGHMYYPISFPEKLELKTAIVKGIKQTARDMTAPVPIVGVKAMRWVAKNIRKWPKKLGPKKANHYLGQIVRMQEEIGTGGGGFRYIYAAFLQEASTLLDNPKLMELSTEMTSIGDAWRDFAVDASRIYKNRNSQSSGYEDVAIQLEVLADREEHFFKTLKKAV is encoded by the coding sequence ATGACGGAAAATCTTAAAATAGACTTTGCTCACAACCAGTCCGCTCACTGTGAAAATGGGGTTGTTTCAAATCTTATGAAACACAATGGTTTCCAAATAAGCGAACCCATGGTGTTTGGTATTGGTTCTGGTCTGTTGTTCAGTTACCTGCCCTTCCTAAAGGTCAATTATGCCCCGGTTTTCACCTACCGTTCCATGCCAGGGTTCATATTCAATAAATTTGCGAAACGCACGGGTATAAAGATGAAACGGGAAAAGTTCAAGAATCCCAAAAAAGCCCAGGAACGCCTCGACCAAAATTTGGCCAAAAACAATCCCGTGGGTTTACAAGTGGGCGTGTACAATCTGGTATATTTCCCGGACGAATACCGTTTCCATTTCAATGCCCACAATATGGTGGTGTACGGCAAACAGGGAGACCGTTATTTAATAAGTGATCCTGTCATGGAAGAGGTAACCAGCCTTTCCATTAAGGAACTTGAGAAAGTGCGTTTTGCCAAAGGTGCGTTTGCCCCAAAAGGACATATGTACTACCCCATTTCCTTTCCGGAGAAACTAGAATTGAAGACCGCGATAGTTAAAGGAATCAAACAAACGGCGAGGGATATGACCGCCCCCGTGCCCATAGTGGGCGTAAAGGCGATGCGATGGGTAGCCAAGAATATAAGGAAATGGCCCAAGAAGCTAGGGCCAAAAAAAGCGAACCACTACTTAGGTCAAATTGTTCGTATGCAAGAAGAAATAGGTACGGGCGGCGGGGGTTTCAGGTACATTTATGCGGCATTTTTACAAGAGGCCAGTACCCTTTTGGACAATCCAAAGCTCATGGAACTTTCCACGGAAATGACCTCAATTGGCGATGCTTGGCGCGACTTTGCCGTGGATGCGTCACGCATTTACAAAAACCGAAATTCACAAAGTAGCGGTTACGAAGATGTAGCCATTCAATTGGAAGTGCTGGCCGATCGTGAAGAGCACTTTTTTAAAACCCTTAAAAAGGCGGTTTAA
- a CDS encoding ABC transporter ATP-binding protein, producing MIQIDQLSKKYKEAEQYSLLKLDLNIQTGEIFGLLGPNGAGKTTLISILSGLIKPTSGSFKIDGLDYASHNKELKQLIGIVPQEYALYPSLTAFENLYYFGSMFGLQGPSFKTSIQEHLRILGLEKFANKKIKAFSGGMKRRINLIASILHQPKVLFLDEPTVGVDVQSKTVIIDYLKELNANGTTIVYTSHHLNEAETLCTRVGIIDHGKLLCLGTPKELIQDEQGAEHLEEVFLAQTGKTLRDYA from the coding sequence ATGATTCAAATCGACCAACTTTCCAAAAAATACAAGGAGGCGGAACAGTACTCCCTTCTGAAGTTGGACCTGAACATCCAAACAGGGGAAATATTTGGATTGCTGGGTCCTAACGGAGCTGGCAAAACAACCCTTATCTCCATTCTAAGCGGATTGATAAAACCTACCTCAGGTTCCTTCAAAATTGATGGCCTTGATTACGCATCGCACAATAAGGAATTGAAACAGCTGATCGGTATCGTACCTCAGGAATATGCCCTGTATCCTAGCCTAACAGCCTTTGAAAACCTCTATTATTTTGGCAGTATGTTTGGGTTACAGGGGCCTTCCTTCAAAACATCCATTCAAGAGCATTTAAGAATATTGGGGCTCGAAAAATTCGCCAATAAAAAGATAAAGGCCTTCTCTGGTGGTATGAAGCGACGGATAAATCTAATAGCCAGTATTCTTCACCAACCGAAAGTACTTTTTTTGGACGAACCTACGGTTGGAGTGGACGTTCAGTCCAAAACGGTCATCATCGATTATTTAAAGGAATTGAACGCCAATGGAACCACCATTGTGTACACTTCACATCACTTGAACGAGGCAGAAACACTTTGTACCCGAGTGGGAATTATAGACCATGGCAAGCTACTTTGTTTGGGAACTCCCAAAGAATTGATACAAGACGAACAAGGTGCGGAACACTTGGAAGAGGTTTTCTTGGCTCAAACCGGTAAAACCCTTCGCGATTATGCATAA
- a CDS encoding ABC transporter permease, whose product MHKLWVSAKKEFWLLSRDLGGLAVLFLMPLLLVVTITLIQDNTFKTIQENKIPVLLVDLDQGEVSDQVGDNLKESRLFEIIREESEEQAQNLVQKGEYQLAIILPKNLTRDLHLKIDQNVSGILAQFGVEELQNQSEVKIEKKEIRLYFDPATQQSFKSSVRNNIDKMISQIESKSIYRAFQEELGEDENSSIFDTESFISFTEIVPNAKKKASIPNSTQHNIPAWTLFAIFFIILPLSINMVHEKNQGTFIRLRTQPIPYATVLGGKAFVFLVVSLVQFILMLLLGVYLFPLMGLPKLEVAGRIPLLMIVAFFAGLAAIGLGLLLGTVAKSQEQSAPFGATFVVILAAIGGVWVPVFAMPHFMQLLSKLSPMNWGLNAFYDVFLRNVGFGEILPEIFALFLFFIATTVVAIIYNERKNAV is encoded by the coding sequence ATGCATAAACTTTGGGTATCGGCAAAAAAGGAGTTTTGGTTGCTTTCCCGGGATCTGGGCGGCCTGGCCGTTTTGTTCCTGATGCCATTGCTTTTGGTCGTTACCATCACGCTGATACAGGACAATACCTTTAAGACCATCCAGGAAAACAAGATACCTGTTCTTCTAGTCGATTTGGACCAAGGGGAAGTTTCGGACCAGGTTGGGGATAACCTAAAGGAGTCCCGACTTTTTGAAATCATTAGGGAAGAAAGTGAGGAGCAAGCTCAAAACTTGGTACAAAAAGGTGAATATCAATTGGCCATTATCCTACCTAAAAATCTGACACGTGATTTACACCTAAAAATAGACCAGAACGTATCTGGTATATTGGCCCAGTTTGGGGTTGAGGAGTTACAAAATCAGTCTGAGGTCAAAATCGAAAAAAAGGAAATCAGGCTCTACTTCGATCCTGCCACACAGCAATCCTTTAAAAGTTCTGTGCGGAACAACATCGATAAAATGATTTCCCAAATTGAGAGCAAATCCATTTACAGGGCCTTCCAAGAGGAGTTGGGCGAGGATGAAAACAGTTCCATTTTTGATACGGAAAGCTTTATTTCCTTCACTGAAATTGTTCCAAACGCCAAAAAAAAGGCAAGTATCCCCAACTCCACCCAACATAATATTCCAGCTTGGACCTTGTTCGCCATCTTCTTTATCATTTTGCCCTTATCAATAAACATGGTGCATGAAAAAAATCAGGGAACGTTCATAAGACTTAGGACCCAGCCCATTCCCTACGCGACGGTTTTGGGAGGCAAAGCCTTTGTTTTTTTAGTCGTTTCCCTCGTTCAATTTATTTTGATGCTCCTGTTGGGTGTGTACCTTTTTCCTTTGATGGGTCTTCCCAAATTGGAAGTAGCGGGAAGAATTCCGTTATTGATGATCGTTGCGTTTTTTGCAGGACTGGCAGCCATTGGTTTGGGACTGCTGTTGGGAACCGTTGCCAAATCCCAGGAGCAATCGGCTCCCTTTGGGGCAACCTTTGTGGTCATCCTTGCGGCCATTGGTGGGGTTTGGGTACCCGTTTTTGCCATGCCCCATTTTATGCAGCTGCTCTCAAAACTGTCCCCAATGAACTGGGGATTGAATGCCTTTTATGATGTATTTTTGAGAAATGTTGGGTTTGGGGAAATCCTTCCGGAAATATTCGCCCTTTTCCTATTTTTCATTGCAACAACGGTTGTGGCCATAATTTATAACGAAAGAAAAAATGCCGTCTAA
- a CDS encoding acyl-CoA thioesterase, protein MPSNSSKEISFTSKVRVRFTETDPLGIVWHGNYIQYFEDGREAFGRHHGISYLDQKKHNFSSPIVKSTCEHKLPLRYGDVAEIKTTYVDTAAAKMIFRYEIMNPEGKVVCTGETVQVFVELQGELSLVIPEFFKEWKKKVGLLDG, encoded by the coding sequence ATGCCGTCTAACAGTTCCAAGGAAATCAGTTTTACCAGCAAGGTACGTGTCCGTTTTACCGAAACCGACCCATTGGGTATCGTTTGGCACGGAAACTACATTCAATATTTTGAGGATGGACGTGAAGCTTTTGGGAGACATCACGGGATTTCCTATCTGGATCAAAAGAAACATAATTTTTCCTCCCCCATCGTAAAATCTACCTGTGAACACAAGCTCCCGCTCCGCTATGGCGATGTTGCCGAGATAAAGACAACCTATGTAGATACGGCGGCGGCAAAAATGATATTCAGGTACGAAATCATGAACCCCGAAGGTAAAGTTGTTTGCACCGGGGAAACCGTTCAAGTCTTTGTGGAACTTCAAGGGGAACTTTCCTTAGTCATTCCCGAATTTTTTAAAGAGTGGAAGAAAAAAGTGGGTCTATTGGATGGATAA
- a CDS encoding beta-ketoacyl-[acyl-carrier-protein] synthase family protein, producing MDNVYLSHNNIVSSLGFDSTTVIDSIEKGNCGLSVYEDNKVLHVPFCSSRIAAKELQNRYENLNPDTEHTRLEKMMLVSLADTLGKSKLGLDERTGLLISTTKGNIDVLEENSNFAESRAYLAYLGEQVQKFFGFKNKAIIISNACVSGVLAVAVAKRLIRQGKYDRMYVVAGDLVTQFILSGFNAFQALSLEPCRPYCNSRTGINIGEVAASALVTKNPSDLAPESVQIMGEASCNDANHISGPSRTGEGLYRCIENAVLQSGMEKNDIDYISGHGTATMFNDEMESIAFERAGLSKTPVNSLKSYFGHTLGASGLLESIIGMHSLHKNTLFASLGFEELGVSRPMNIIKETTKKELNVFLKTASGFGGSNTAVIFKKV from the coding sequence ATGGATAACGTTTACCTATCACATAACAACATCGTTTCTTCCTTAGGTTTTGATAGTACCACGGTTATCGATAGTATCGAAAAAGGAAACTGCGGGTTATCGGTCTATGAAGACAACAAGGTATTGCATGTGCCCTTTTGTTCCTCACGGATAGCCGCAAAGGAGCTTCAAAATCGATATGAAAACCTCAATCCCGACACGGAACACACCCGTTTGGAGAAAATGATGTTGGTCTCCCTTGCGGACACGCTTGGCAAATCAAAGTTAGGATTGGACGAAAGAACGGGACTTCTTATTTCCACTACCAAAGGAAACATCGATGTTCTGGAGGAAAACAGTAATTTTGCGGAATCCAGGGCCTATCTTGCATACTTGGGTGAACAGGTTCAGAAATTCTTCGGATTTAAAAACAAGGCCATTATTATTTCCAATGCCTGCGTATCCGGCGTTTTGGCAGTCGCCGTAGCCAAAAGATTGATAAGACAAGGGAAATATGATCGCATGTATGTGGTGGCAGGGGATTTAGTAACCCAGTTCATACTTTCAGGGTTCAATGCTTTTCAAGCGTTAAGTTTGGAACCCTGTAGACCTTATTGTAATTCCCGGACCGGTATTAATATCGGAGAGGTGGCAGCCAGTGCCTTGGTGACCAAAAACCCTAGCGATTTGGCCCCAGAATCCGTCCAAATAATGGGGGAGGCATCCTGTAACGATGCCAACCACATCTCGGGTCCTTCCCGTACCGGTGAGGGGCTTTACAGGTGCATTGAAAATGCCGTATTACAATCGGGCATGGAAAAAAATGATATCGATTATATTTCCGGGCATGGTACGGCCACGATGTTCAATGATGAAATGGAGTCGATCGCCTTTGAACGTGCCGGCCTATCCAAAACACCCGTAAACAGTCTAAAAAGCTACTTTGGGCACACCTTGGGCGCATCGGGCCTACTGGAATCCATCATCGGCATGCATTCATTGCATAAAAACACCTTGTTCGCCTCCCTTGGTTTTGAGGAACTGGGTGTCTCAAGGCCCATGAACATTATCAAAGAAACAACCAAAAAGGAACTAAACGTATTCCTGAAAACCGCCTCGGGGTTTGGCGGTTCAAACACCGCGGTTATCTTTAAAAAGGTATAA
- a CDS encoding methyltransferase, with protein MPKKYIKAIDALQEAQKIAFAPFVFQTTVSLKNLGVFDFIFQNVAKGGVTLTEICEELSISEYGLSVLLEMAESANIVSMDERGRYELTKIGYFLNYNPMTQVNMNFTQDVCYKGLFHLEEAIREGKPAGLKELGNWPTIYEGLSQLKPEIQKSWFAFDHFYSDGIFEEALKIVFRHQPKLLFDIGGNTGKFAIQCCAYNEEVNVHIFDLPGQLKVALKNTADQGFGDRVQGSEIDWLSENPQIPMGADTIWMSQFLDCFSKEEILKILKTAANAMESQTELIIIETYTDRQKFENAKFTLEATSLYFTALANGNSKMYKATELMELAEAAGLELKNDISLGEFHTLFVCKKK; from the coding sequence ATGCCAAAAAAATATATTAAGGCCATTGATGCACTGCAGGAGGCACAGAAAATAGCTTTTGCCCCTTTCGTTTTCCAGACCACGGTTTCCTTGAAAAATTTAGGGGTTTTTGACTTTATATTTCAAAACGTAGCCAAAGGCGGGGTCACCCTTACCGAAATTTGCGAGGAACTCTCCATTAGCGAGTATGGCCTGAGCGTACTCTTGGAAATGGCCGAAAGTGCCAACATTGTCTCCATGGACGAACGCGGAAGGTATGAGCTCACCAAAATTGGTTATTTCTTAAATTACAACCCTATGACCCAGGTGAACATGAATTTCACTCAAGATGTTTGTTACAAGGGACTTTTCCACTTAGAGGAAGCCATTCGGGAAGGCAAACCTGCCGGACTCAAGGAATTGGGAAATTGGCCCACCATTTACGAGGGACTTTCCCAATTGAAACCTGAAATTCAGAAGTCATGGTTCGCTTTTGATCACTTCTATTCTGATGGTATTTTTGAGGAAGCGCTAAAAATCGTCTTTAGGCACCAACCAAAACTGTTGTTCGATATTGGCGGAAACACCGGAAAATTTGCCATCCAATGTTGTGCTTACAACGAAGAGGTAAACGTGCATATTTTCGATTTACCTGGACAATTAAAGGTAGCCTTGAAGAATACCGCGGATCAAGGTTTTGGGGACAGGGTCCAAGGAAGTGAAATCGATTGGCTTTCAGAAAATCCTCAAATTCCCATGGGTGCGGATACCATTTGGATGAGCCAATTCTTGGATTGCTTCTCAAAAGAGGAAATCCTAAAAATTTTGAAAACAGCGGCGAATGCCATGGAATCCCAAACGGAATTGATCATTATTGAGACCTATACGGACCGACAAAAATTCGAGAACGCCAAATTCACCTTGGAAGCCACGTCCCTCTACTTTACCGCTTTGGCCAACGGAAACAGCAAAATGTACAAGGCCACGGAACTTATGGAACTTGCCGAAGCCGCCGGTTTGGAATTGAAGAATGATATAAGTTTGGGCGAATTCCACACGTTATTCGTCTGCAAAAAGAAATAA
- a CDS encoding 3-oxoacyl-ACP synthase: MENRYYIESFSHVNNGIVSVNGTPVFKTLETDFKSVMKLAYKQLIVDYPKFFKMDNLSKLGLLAANVLLREESEKNIAMVFSNRASSLDTDRGYQDSIKDATQYYPSPAVFVYTLANICMGEISIKHKIHSENCFFVMDEFSPETLSSYAAELMDENKAKKVLCGWVDVDNEKYDAFLYVVAKKGTFVHSDAEINRLYKTTHEQ, translated from the coding sequence TTGGAGAACCGGTATTACATAGAATCCTTTAGCCACGTAAACAATGGCATCGTTTCCGTTAACGGTACGCCCGTATTCAAAACCTTGGAAACCGATTTTAAATCGGTCATGAAATTGGCCTACAAACAGTTGATCGTGGATTATCCCAAGTTCTTTAAAATGGACAACCTGAGTAAACTGGGACTTTTGGCCGCGAATGTGTTATTGAGGGAAGAATCGGAAAAAAATATCGCCATGGTATTCTCCAATAGGGCTTCCAGTTTGGATACGGACCGTGGGTACCAAGACTCCATAAAGGATGCCACCCAGTACTATCCCAGCCCCGCCGTTTTCGTATATACCTTGGCCAATATCTGTATGGGCGAAATCAGTATCAAGCACAAAATTCATTCAGAGAACTGTTTCTTTGTCATGGACGAATTCAGCCCTGAAACCCTGAGTTCCTATGCTGCGGAATTAATGGATGAAAACAAGGCCAAAAAGGTATTATGTGGGTGGGTAGATGTGGATAATGAAAAATATGATGCATTTTTGTATGTTGTAGCGAAGAAAGGTACTTTTGTCCATTCCGATGCTGAAATAAACCGATTATATAAGACGACCCATGAGCAGTGA
- a CDS encoding phosphopantetheine-binding protein, with protein sequence MSSDLKQELKKKIIEQLNLEDVTAAEIADNDPLFGDGLGLDSIDALELIVMLDKDYGIKLADPKEGRKIFESIDTMAAYISANKA encoded by the coding sequence ATGAGCAGTGATTTGAAACAAGAATTAAAGAAAAAAATTATAGAGCAGCTGAACCTGGAAGATGTTACCGCAGCTGAAATTGCGGACAACGACCCATTGTTTGGAGACGGTTTGGGACTTGACTCGATTGACGCGTTGGAACTCATCGTAATGCTGGACAAGGATTATGGCATTAAACTGGCAGATCCAAAGGAAGGCCGAAAAATCTTCGAGTCCATCGATACCATGGCCGCTTACATCAGTGCGAACAAAGCCTAA
- a CDS encoding beta-ketoacyl-[acyl-carrier-protein] synthase family protein: protein MNQGVAITGMGLISAIGNNVADNFASLISGTTGISKVSRIKTVHEHEIMVGEVPMTNGELEKLLGLPSDSHSRTPLLGIIAAKEALAQADIQNISEYRTGLISGTTVGGMDKSEQYFYDFYERDLHWNHINSLHAGDSTQKIADAIGLTKSFVTTISTACSSAANAIMLGARMIKSGELDRVIVGGSDSLSKFTINGFKTLMILSDKYNTPFDEHRKGLNLGEAAAFLVLESDGIVSKENKKVLAYVKGYGNANDAYHQTASSENGDGAVMAMEKALKVAGISPSEVDYINAHGTATPNNDLSEGRALLRVFKENVPEFSSTKPFTGHTLAVAAGVEAVYSVLSIQNNVIYPNLNFKTPMTEFNLVPETQLKNKEIKTVLSNSFGFGGNCSTLIFTKEA from the coding sequence ATGAATCAAGGAGTTGCGATTACTGGAATGGGCCTAATTTCCGCTATTGGTAACAATGTTGCGGATAACTTCGCTTCCTTGATTTCCGGTACAACGGGCATTTCCAAAGTCAGCCGTATAAAAACGGTCCATGAACATGAAATCATGGTGGGGGAAGTTCCGATGACCAATGGGGAATTGGAAAAATTACTGGGACTGCCTTCAGATTCCCATTCGAGGACCCCTTTACTGGGAATAATCGCGGCAAAGGAAGCACTGGCACAGGCAGACATTCAAAATATATCTGAGTACAGAACCGGACTTATATCCGGCACTACGGTAGGGGGCATGGACAAATCGGAGCAATATTTCTACGACTTTTATGAAAGGGACCTTCATTGGAATCACATTAACAGCTTGCATGCCGGTGACTCCACACAAAAAATTGCGGATGCCATAGGTCTTACCAAAAGCTTTGTAACCACCATTAGTACGGCCTGTTCCTCCGCCGCCAATGCGATCATGTTGGGGGCCAGAATGATCAAGAGTGGTGAACTGGACCGGGTAATCGTGGGCGGATCGGACAGTCTTTCAAAGTTTACCATCAATGGCTTTAAGACCTTGATGATCTTATCCGATAAGTATAACACTCCCTTTGATGAACACAGAAAAGGGTTGAATCTGGGCGAGGCGGCCGCATTTTTGGTATTGGAATCAGATGGAATCGTTTCCAAGGAAAACAAAAAGGTGTTGGCCTATGTAAAAGGCTATGGCAATGCCAACGACGCCTATCACCAAACCGCTTCGTCGGAAAATGGCGACGGAGCCGTCATGGCGATGGAGAAGGCCCTAAAAGTGGCCGGAATTTCCCCAAGCGAGGTGGATTATATCAATGCACACGGTACGGCAACGCCCAACAACGACCTTTCCGAAGGGAGGGCCTTACTTCGTGTTTTTAAGGAGAACGTTCCGGAATTCAGTTCCACCAAACCATTTACGGGGCATACCTTGGCAGTAGCAGCAGGTGTAGAGGCCGTTTATTCCGTTTTGTCCATCCAAAACAACGTTATCTATCCCAACCTCAACTTTAAGACGCCCATGACCGAATTTAATTTGGTTCCAGAGACCCAATTAAAAAACAAGGAAATAAAAACGGTACTCTCCAATTCCTTTGGTTTTGGCGGTAACTGTTCTACCCTTATTTTTACCAAAGAGGCATGA